The Lycium barbarum isolate Lr01 chromosome 9, ASM1917538v2, whole genome shotgun sequence genome has a segment encoding these proteins:
- the LOC132612270 gene encoding uncharacterized protein LOC132612270 — protein sequence MQLNQVSHQMKGVKWETRPSALVGMLKVMNWNTRGLNGLNKQKEVKIFCNEQEVGLIGLLETKIKADKVEKIFYATFVYAFNLKDDRKPLWDYMQQISSNYGIPWIALGDFNFVLHQEHRIGGNAITLTEVINFQNCLDVCKLAELPKPNTGCQYTWSDKKDSREFLEIVADGWNAPIVGYKMYQVVRKLKGLKKKLQELHKKSYNNILVEVNLDWKLVMQAQENLQKSPMDPVLQATEAEKRKATWIRLSDDKTEYFFSVIKQRKLIQSVIQITNEHNQTQHDLKRIAYVFIRYYEQMLGEKGDNRRKASVVFLKQGPMLATKQKFHILRRFTAAEVKKAMFSTNINKSPGPDGFGTGFYRDAWSVIGNDVTEEVLEFLHNRQMLKQLNATLITLIPKDLLRHYGRKTTARCLMKIDPRKAYDMVEWGFIEEMLKGYGFLDKFTKLIMTCVTTSRFSVKVNGEGWGYFEGKGGLRQGDPLSPLLFVMVMEYLTRVLHKMEELPDFRYHPMCKV from the exons ATGCAGCTGAACCAAGTAAGCCACCAGATGAAGGGAGTAAAGTGGGAGACAAGACCATCTGCCCTAGTGGGGATGCTTAAAGTCATGAACTGGAACACTAGAGGCCTAAATGGCCTCAATAAGCAGAAGGAAGTCAAAATCTTCTGCAATGAACAGGAAGTGGGGTTGATAGGATTGCTGGAAACCAAAATAAAAGCAGACAAAGTGGAGAAAATA TTCTATGCTACTTTTGTGTATGCATTTAACCTAAAGGACGACAGAAAACCTCTATGGGATTATATGCAACAAATAAGTAGCAACTATGGAATACCTTGGATAGCACTTGGGGATTTTAACTTTGTTCTACATCAAGAACACAGAATTGGGGGAAACGCTATAACTCTGACTGAAGTAATTAATTTTCAAAATTGTTTGGATGTATGTAAACTTGCTGAGTTGCCAAAGCCAAACACTGGATGTCAATACACATGGAGTGATAAGAAGGATTCAAGG GAATTCCTGGAGATTGTAGCAGATGGATGGAATGCTCCTATTGTTGGTTACAAAATGTACCAAGTGGTTAGAAAATTGAAGGGCCTAAAGAAGAAACTACAAGAACTTCATAAAAAGAGTTACAATAACATACTAGTGGAAGTGAATTTAGACTGGAAGTTAGTTATGCAGGCTCAAGAAAACTTGCAAAAATCTCCAATGGACCCTGTACTACAAGCAACAGAAGCAGAA AAGAGAAAGGCCACATGGATAAGGCTTAGTGATGACAAAACTGAGTATTTCTTCTCAGTGATAAAACAGAGAAAGTTGATCCAATCAGTCATTCAAATTACTAATGAACATAACCAAACTCAGCATGATCTAAAAAGAATAGCATATGTGTTTATAAGGTACTATGAGCAAATGTTAGGGGAAAAGGGTGATAATAGAAGAAAAGCATCTGTTGTATTCTTAAAACAAGGACCTATGCTTGCCACAAAGCAAAAATTCCACATACTCAGGAGATTCACAGCAGCAGAGGTGAAAAAGGCAATGTTTAGCACTAACATAAATAAGAGCCCTGGGCCAGATGGGTTTGGAACTGGGTTTTATAGAGATGCTTGGTCTGTGATTGGGAATGATGTTACTGAAGAAGTACTAGAATTTTTGCATAATAGGCAGATGCTGAAACAACTTAATGCAACACTGATTACTCTGATTCCTAAG GATCTGTTAAGACACTATGGTAGAAAGACTACAGCAAGATGTTTAATGAAAATAGACCCGAGGAAGGCTTATGATATGGTGGAATGGGGATTTATTGAAGAAATGCTAAAAGGATATGGTTTCCTTGATAAATTTACAAAACTGATCATGACATGTGTTACAACATCTAGATTCTCTGTGAAAGTTAATGGAGAAGGATGGGGATATTTTGAAGGGAAAGGGGGGTTGAGACAAGGGGATCCACTATCACCACTGCTATTTGTTATGGTGATGGAATATTTGACTAGGGTGCTACATAAAATGGAGGAGTTACCTGACTTTAGGTATCACCCAATGTGCAAAGTATAG